Proteins encoded together in one Mus pahari chromosome 9, PAHARI_EIJ_v1.1, whole genome shotgun sequence window:
- the Eid3 gene encoding EP300-interacting inhibitor of differentiation 3 isoform X2 translates to MFKEKCFLIGGREKREELVRSLAWQHLEEEEEEEAVKKEEEEEEEEEEEEEEEEEKEGSDSSSDDLSPETPCMHPDLLELAVDREKCRKIRRQYRQLIYTVQQNREDIVNTASDSLTEALEEANVLFDGVSRTREAALDAQFLVLASDLGKEKAKQLNSDMSFFNPIAFCDLLLVFVGFSCVEEKREGFGNCDDSMALSFWGMLHKEASSWMLQAETFHFIFGSFKAERSARKPRLGRHKRACKLEGSGDMPTKLRKLDVHANQETTEKEVERILGLLQTYFQKYPDTPVSYFEFVIDPNSFSRTVENIFYVSFIIRDGFARIRLDQDRLPILEPTNVSQVDEESESYLYSRKQGVISLSLQDWKNIVSTFEISEAMIKTSY, encoded by the exons atgtttaaagaaaaatgtttccttattggaggcagagagaaaagagaagagctgGTCCGGAGCCTGGCATGGCAGCACCTg gaagaggaggaggaggaagaggcagtgaagaaggaagaagaggaagaggaggaggaagaagaggaggaagaagaggaggaggagaaggaaggctcAGACAGTAGCTCCGATGACCTAAGCCCCGAGACCCCCTGCATGCATCCAGACCTCCTGGAGCTGGCGGTGGATCGAGAGAAGTGCCGCAAAATCCGCAGGCAGTACCGGCAGCTCATCTACACTGTGCAACAGAACCGCGAGGACATTGTGAACACGGCCAGCGACTCACTGACTGAGGCCCTGGAGGAAGCCAATGTGCTGTTTGATGGAGTGAGCAGAACCAGAGAGGCAGCCCTCGACGCCCAGTTCCTGGTTTTGGCCTCGGATCTGGGTAAAGAGAAGGCGAAGCAGCTAAACTCCGATATGAGCTTTTTTAATCCCATCGCCTTCTGCGATTTGCTGCTGGTGTTTGTGGGCTTCAGTTGTGTGGAAGAGAAGCGTGAGGGATTTGGCAACTGCGATGATAGCATGGCTCTTTCCTTCTGGGGCATGTTGCACAAGGAAGCATCCTCCTGGATGCTGCAAGCCGAAACGTTCCACTTCATTTTTGGGTCATTTAAGGCAGAACGTTCTGCACGAAAGCCCCGGCTTGGACGTCACAAAAGAGCTTGCAAACTGGAAGGAAGTGGAGATATGCCTACAAAGTTGAGGAAACTGGATGTGCATGCTAATCAGGAGACGACAGAAAAAGAAGTTGAGAGAATCTTGGGATTGCTGCAAACCTACTTTCAAAAGTACCCCGATACTCCAGTATCATACTTTGAGTTTGTGATTGATCCAAACTCGTTCTCTCGCACTGTGGAGAACATCTTCTATGTGTCTTTTATTATTAGGGATGGCTTTGCAAGAATAAGGCTTGACCAAGACAGGCTGCCGATTCTGGAACCAACTAATGTGAGCCAGGTGGATGAAGAAAGTGAGTCCTATTTGTACAGCAGGAAACAAGGCGTTATATCTTTGAGTTTACAGGACTGGAAAAATATTGTCTCCACTTTTGAAATTTCAGAGGCTATGATCAAAACCTcatattaa
- the Eid3 gene encoding EP300-interacting inhibitor of differentiation 3 isoform X1, whose product MFKEKCFLIGGREKREELVRSLAWQHLVKQGEEEEEEEEEEEEEEEEEEEEEEEEEEEEEKEGSDSSSDDLSPETPCMHPDLLELAVDREKCRKIRRQYRQLIYTVQQNREDIVNTASDSLTEALEEANVLFDGVSRTREAALDAQFLVLASDLGKEKAKQLNSDMSFFNPIAFCDLLLVFVGFSCVEEKREGFGNCDDSMALSFWGMLHKEASSWMLQAETFHFIFGSFKAERSARKPRLGRHKRACKLEGSGDMPTKLRKLDVHANQETTEKEVERILGLLQTYFQKYPDTPVSYFEFVIDPNSFSRTVENIFYVSFIIRDGFARIRLDQDRLPILEPTNVSQVDEESESYLYSRKQGVISLSLQDWKNIVSTFEISEAMIKTSY is encoded by the exons atgtttaaagaaaaatgtttccttattggaggcagagagaaaagagaagagctgGTCCGGAGCCTGGCATGGCAGCACCTggtgaagcagggggaggaggaggaggaggaggaggaggaggaagaggaggaggaagag gaagaggaggaggaagaagaggaggaagaagaggaggaggagaaggaaggctcAGACAGTAGCTCCGATGACCTAAGCCCCGAGACCCCCTGCATGCATCCAGACCTCCTGGAGCTGGCGGTGGATCGAGAGAAGTGCCGCAAAATCCGCAGGCAGTACCGGCAGCTCATCTACACTGTGCAACAGAACCGCGAGGACATTGTGAACACGGCCAGCGACTCACTGACTGAGGCCCTGGAGGAAGCCAATGTGCTGTTTGATGGAGTGAGCAGAACCAGAGAGGCAGCCCTCGACGCCCAGTTCCTGGTTTTGGCCTCGGATCTGGGTAAAGAGAAGGCGAAGCAGCTAAACTCCGATATGAGCTTTTTTAATCCCATCGCCTTCTGCGATTTGCTGCTGGTGTTTGTGGGCTTCAGTTGTGTGGAAGAGAAGCGTGAGGGATTTGGCAACTGCGATGATAGCATGGCTCTTTCCTTCTGGGGCATGTTGCACAAGGAAGCATCCTCCTGGATGCTGCAAGCCGAAACGTTCCACTTCATTTTTGGGTCATTTAAGGCAGAACGTTCTGCACGAAAGCCCCGGCTTGGACGTCACAAAAGAGCTTGCAAACTGGAAGGAAGTGGAGATATGCCTACAAAGTTGAGGAAACTGGATGTGCATGCTAATCAGGAGACGACAGAAAAAGAAGTTGAGAGAATCTTGGGATTGCTGCAAACCTACTTTCAAAAGTACCCCGATACTCCAGTATCATACTTTGAGTTTGTGATTGATCCAAACTCGTTCTCTCGCACTGTGGAGAACATCTTCTATGTGTCTTTTATTATTAGGGATGGCTTTGCAAGAATAAGGCTTGACCAAGACAGGCTGCCGATTCTGGAACCAACTAATGTGAGCCAGGTGGATGAAGAAAGTGAGTCCTATTTGTACAGCAGGAAACAAGGCGTTATATCTTTGAGTTTACAGGACTGGAAAAATATTGTCTCCACTTTTGAAATTTCAGAGGCTATGATCAAAACCTcatattaa